One region of Anoplopoma fimbria isolate UVic2021 breed Golden Eagle Sablefish chromosome 10, Afim_UVic_2022, whole genome shotgun sequence genomic DNA includes:
- the gpnmb gene encoding protein QNR-71 → MFPHKHVITGKSPFPIPPIPGWDPDTNPWDDYLYPPLNPKPKGLMHHKGKPKVHLTSDSPALNGSSISFTAKLEYPPCQKEDANGDIVWDEHCEDANGQVRSGHVYNWTSWMDDYGFGKCTDVNKCNVFPDGKPFPQSNDWSRKSYVYVWHAMGQYFETCDGSSSSLTINTTKIPLGAEVMEVMVYRKRERRKYSPLTTDHTVFYVTDKIPVAVTISQKAAVNQSENVFFRGEDVVFKVQLHDPSGYLKTAAAIDYIWDFRDGNQLVTHREVTTHAYSTLGRMSVKLVVEAAFPVECPPTSATPTQRSSTSSPTTEAPTPPPPGTHAATVKMETTQGMPTTEPLSPTAANTTPESNTTTLAWLRTRNLNSNGCYRFAYGTFMGNITIIEPKQALTSQSNSRIVDVSAARVTNTDISFLVKCLGNIPTSACTIVSDSTCTQVRSIMCDDVPPSSECEVHLRRTFPEPGTYCVNITLEDSRSLTLTSTTVTINKSQDTPVSKTSHIAEVVLSSTAVLVAAFAFVAYLVCKRYKVYRPIRRSLLEDASGHAGVGGRMVRLREALFPSGEESHHLLTERRPV, encoded by the exons ATGTTCCCCCACAAGCATGTAATAACAGGGAAGTCACCATTTCCGATACCACCAATCCCTGGCTGGGATCCAGACACCAACCCGTGGGATGACTACCTCTACCCTCCATTAAACCCAAAGCCAAAAGGACTCATGCACCACAAAG GCAAACCCAAGGTTCATCTGACCAGCGACAGTCCGGCTCTCAATGGCTCTTCCATCTCCTTCACGGCGAAGCTGGAGTACCCTCCATGCCAGAAGGAAGATGCCAATGGGGACATCGTTTGGGATGAGCACTGCGAGGACG CCAATGGACAAGTGCGTTCCGGCCACGTGTACAACTGGACTTCCTGGATGGACGACTATGGCTTTGGAAAGTGTACGGACGTAAATAAATGCAATGTGTTCCCCGATGGGAAGCCCTTCCCTCAGAGCAACGACTGGAGCCGCAAGAGCTACGTTTACGTTTGGCACGCAATGG GCCAGTACTTCGAGACATGCGACGGTTCCTCCTCCAGTTTGACCATCAACACCACTAAGATCCCTCTGGGTGCAGAGGTCATGGAGGTCATGGTGTACAGGAAACGTGAGCGCAGGAAGTATAGCCCCCTCACCACTGACCACACCGTCTTCTACGTCACAG ATAAGATCCCAGTTGCAGTTACCATCTCCCAGAAGGCTGCGGTCAACCAGTCTGAGAATGTTTTCTTCCGTGGTGAGGACGTGGTCTTCAAAGTCCAGCTCCATGACCCCAGCGGCTACCTCAAAACCGCAGCCGCCATCGACTACATCTGGGACTTCAGAGACGGCAACCAGCTGGTGACACACCGCGAAGTGACCACACATGCCTACAGCACGCTGGGGCGCATGAGCGTGAAGCTGGTGGTGGAGGCAGCGTTCCCTGTAGAGTGTCCGCCCACCTCTGCCACCCCGACTCAGAGGAGCTCTACGTCATCACCTACCACAG AGGCTcccacacctccacctcctggtACTCATGCTGCGACTGTCAAGATGGAGACAACCCAGG GAATGCCCACCACAGAGCCGCTCTCCCCTACTGCTGCCAATACGACCCCAGAGTCCAACACCACCACCCTGGCCTGGCTCCGCACCAGGAACCTCAACAGCAACGGGTGCTACCGCTTCGCCTATGGGACCTTCATGGGCAACATCACCATTATTG AGCCTAAGCAAGCACTGACCAGCCAGTCAAACAGTCGCATTGTGGATGTGTCGGCTGCAAGAGTGACCAACACTGACATCAGCTTCCTGGTGAAATGTCTTGGCAA CATCCCTACTTCAGCCTGCACCATTGTGTCGGACTCCACCTGTACTCAGGTTCGCAGCATTATGTGTGACGACGTGCCACCATCGTCAGAGTGTGAAGTGCATCTCAGGAGAACTTTTCCGGAGCCTGGCACCTACTGCGTCAACATCACCCTGGAGGACTCCAGGAGCCTGACCCTGACCAGCACCACCGTCACCATCAACAAGTCCCAGGATACACCTG TGTCCAAGACTTCACACATTGCAGAGGTGGTGCTCTCTTCGACCGCTGTGCTCGTGGCTGCCTTTGCATTCGTTGCCTATCTGGTCTGCAA gCGTTACAAGGTGTACCGTCCCATTCGTAGGTCACTGCTGGAGGACGCCAGCGGCCATGCTGGTGTCGGAGGACGCATGGTCCGTTTGAGGGAGGCACTCTTCCCCTCCGGTGAGGAGAGCCATCACCTGCTGACTGAGAGACGCCCTGTGTAG
- the igf2bp3 gene encoding insulin-like growth factor 2 mRNA-binding protein 3 isoform X1: MNKLYIGNVSAEATEEDFETIFEQWKIPHSGPFLVKTGYAFVDCPDEKAAMKAIDVLSGKVELHGKVLEVEHSVPKRQRSCKLQIRNIPPHMQWEVLDGMLAQYGTVESCEQVNTDTDTAVVNVRYAAKDQARLAMEKLNGSMMENYALKVSYIPDETAAAEGPSGGGRRGFVPRGSSRSGSPSMGARPKMQSDIPLRMLVPTQFVGAIIGKEGATIRNITKQTHSKIDIHRKENAGAAEKPITIHSTPEGCSNACTTIMEIMQKEALDTKFTEEIPLKILAHNNFVGRLIGKEGRNLKKIEQDTGTKITISALQDLTVYNPERTITVKGSIEACARAEEELMKKIRESYESDMAAMNLQSNLIPGLNLNALGLFPSGTPGMGPSMSNMPPPGAHGGCSSFGQGHQESETVHLYIPALAVGAIIGKQGQHIKQLSHFAGASIKIAPAEEVGSTPQRRVTIAGPPEAQFKAQCRIFGKLKEENFFGPKEEVKLEAQIKVPSFAAGRVIGKGGKTVTDLQNLTCAEVVVPRDQTPDENDQVVVKISGHFFACQLAQRKIQEILAQVKRQQQPKPSSGGQPPQPRRK; encoded by the exons gtaAAGTTGAACTACATGGGAAAGTTCTGGAAGTGGAGCACTCTGTCCCTAAACGTCAACG GAGCTGTAAGCTGCAGATCAGGAACATCCCGCCTCACATGCAGTGGGAG GTTTTGGATGGTATGCTTGCTCAGTATGGTACAGTAGAGAGCTGTGAACAAG TAAACACTGACACAGACACTGCAGTAGTCAACGTTCGATATGCAGCCAAGGACCAGGCCAGGCT TGCAATGGAGAAGCTGAACGGATCTATGATGGAGAACTACGCCCTGAAAGTCTCGTACATCCCAGATGAGACTGCTGCAGCGGAGGGTCCTTCAGGGGGAGGCAGGAGAGGCTTTGTCCCCCGTGGATCGTCTCGTTCCGGCTCTCCAAGTATGGGCGCCCGGCCCAAAATGCAGTCGGACATCCCGCTGCGCATGCTGGTTCCCACGCAGTTTGTGGGGGCAATTATCGGCAAGGAAGGTGCCACCATCCGCAACATCACCAAACAGACACACTCAAA GATTGACATCCATAGGAAAGAAAATGCAGGTGCAGCAGAGAAGCCCATCACAATTCACTCCACCCCTGAAGGTTGTTCGAACGCTTGTACAACAATCATGGAGATCATGCAGAAGGAAGCCCTCGACACAAAGTT CACTGAGGAGATCCCACTGAAGATACTTGCACACAACAACTTTGTAGGAAGGTTGATTGGAAAGGAAGGACGCAACCTGAAGAAAATCGAGCAGGACACGGGGACCAAGATCACAATCTCAGC TCTCCAGGACTTGACTGTGTACAACCCAGAGCGGACCATCACAGTGAAGGGCTCCATCGAGGCATGTGCAAGAGCCGAGGAAGAGCTGATGAAGAAGATCAGGGAATCGTATGAGAGCGACATGGCTGCTATGAAT CTCCAGTCCAACCTGATTCCAGGCTTGAATCTGAACGCTTTGGGTTTGTTCCCCAGTGGAACACCAGGCATGGGTCCCTCCATGTCCAATATGCCACCTCCGGGAGCCCACGGTGGGTGCTCATCATTTGGA CAGGGACACCAAGAGTCGGAGACGGTTCACCTGTACATCCCTGCTCTCGCGGTTGGAGCCATCATTGGAAAACAGGGTCAACACATCAAACAGCTGTCACACTTTGCCGGAGCCTCAATCAAG ATTGCCCCTGCAGAAGAAGTGGGTTCCACACCACAGAGAAGGGTGACCATCGCTGGACCGCCAGAGGCTCAGTTTAAG GCTCAGTGTCGCATCTTTGGCAAGCTGAAGGAAGAGAATTTCTTTGGACCCAAGGAAGAGGTGAAGCTTGAGGCTCAAATCAAGGTTCCTTCCTTTGCTGCTGGACGAGTCATCGGGAAAGGTGGAAAAacg GTAACTGATCTGCAGAACCTGACCTGTGCAGAGGTGGTGGTGCCCAGGGACCAGACGCCTGATGAGAATGACCAGGTCGTAGTCAAGATCAGTGGACACTTCTTTGCTTGCCAG CTGGCTCAGAGAAAGATCCAGGAGATCCTGGCCCAGGtgaagaggcagcagcagcctaAACCCTCATCTGGAGGCCAACCTCCGCAGCCCCGCAGGAAGTAA
- the igf2bp3 gene encoding insulin-like growth factor 2 mRNA-binding protein 3 isoform X2, which translates to MNKLYIGNVSAEATEEDFETIFEQWKIPHSGPFLVKTGYAFVDCPDEKAAMKAIDVLSGKVELHGKVLEVEHSVPKRQRSCKLQIRNIPPHMQWEVLDGMLAQYGTVESCEQVNTDTDTAVVNVRYAAKDQARLAMEKLNGSMMENYALKVSYIPDETAAAEGPSGGGRRGFVPRGSSRSGSPSMGARPKMQSDIPLRMLVPTQFVGAIIGKEGATIRNITKQTHSKIDIHRKENAGAAEKPITIHSTPEGCSNACTTIMEIMQKEALDTKFTEEIPLKILAHNNFVGRLIGKEGRNLKKIEQDTGTKITISALQDLTVYNPERTITVKGSIEACARAEEELMKKIRESYESDMAAMNLQSNLIPGLNLNALGLFPSGTPGMGPSMSNMPPPGAHGGCSSFGGHQESETVHLYIPALAVGAIIGKQGQHIKQLSHFAGASIKIAPAEEVGSTPQRRVTIAGPPEAQFKAQCRIFGKLKEENFFGPKEEVKLEAQIKVPSFAAGRVIGKGGKTVTDLQNLTCAEVVVPRDQTPDENDQVVVKISGHFFACQLAQRKIQEILAQVKRQQQPKPSSGGQPPQPRRK; encoded by the exons gtaAAGTTGAACTACATGGGAAAGTTCTGGAAGTGGAGCACTCTGTCCCTAAACGTCAACG GAGCTGTAAGCTGCAGATCAGGAACATCCCGCCTCACATGCAGTGGGAG GTTTTGGATGGTATGCTTGCTCAGTATGGTACAGTAGAGAGCTGTGAACAAG TAAACACTGACACAGACACTGCAGTAGTCAACGTTCGATATGCAGCCAAGGACCAGGCCAGGCT TGCAATGGAGAAGCTGAACGGATCTATGATGGAGAACTACGCCCTGAAAGTCTCGTACATCCCAGATGAGACTGCTGCAGCGGAGGGTCCTTCAGGGGGAGGCAGGAGAGGCTTTGTCCCCCGTGGATCGTCTCGTTCCGGCTCTCCAAGTATGGGCGCCCGGCCCAAAATGCAGTCGGACATCCCGCTGCGCATGCTGGTTCCCACGCAGTTTGTGGGGGCAATTATCGGCAAGGAAGGTGCCACCATCCGCAACATCACCAAACAGACACACTCAAA GATTGACATCCATAGGAAAGAAAATGCAGGTGCAGCAGAGAAGCCCATCACAATTCACTCCACCCCTGAAGGTTGTTCGAACGCTTGTACAACAATCATGGAGATCATGCAGAAGGAAGCCCTCGACACAAAGTT CACTGAGGAGATCCCACTGAAGATACTTGCACACAACAACTTTGTAGGAAGGTTGATTGGAAAGGAAGGACGCAACCTGAAGAAAATCGAGCAGGACACGGGGACCAAGATCACAATCTCAGC TCTCCAGGACTTGACTGTGTACAACCCAGAGCGGACCATCACAGTGAAGGGCTCCATCGAGGCATGTGCAAGAGCCGAGGAAGAGCTGATGAAGAAGATCAGGGAATCGTATGAGAGCGACATGGCTGCTATGAAT CTCCAGTCCAACCTGATTCCAGGCTTGAATCTGAACGCTTTGGGTTTGTTCCCCAGTGGAACACCAGGCATGGGTCCCTCCATGTCCAATATGCCACCTCCGGGAGCCCACGGTGGGTGCTCATCATTTGGA GGACACCAAGAGTCGGAGACGGTTCACCTGTACATCCCTGCTCTCGCGGTTGGAGCCATCATTGGAAAACAGGGTCAACACATCAAACAGCTGTCACACTTTGCCGGAGCCTCAATCAAG ATTGCCCCTGCAGAAGAAGTGGGTTCCACACCACAGAGAAGGGTGACCATCGCTGGACCGCCAGAGGCTCAGTTTAAG GCTCAGTGTCGCATCTTTGGCAAGCTGAAGGAAGAGAATTTCTTTGGACCCAAGGAAGAGGTGAAGCTTGAGGCTCAAATCAAGGTTCCTTCCTTTGCTGCTGGACGAGTCATCGGGAAAGGTGGAAAAacg GTAACTGATCTGCAGAACCTGACCTGTGCAGAGGTGGTGGTGCCCAGGGACCAGACGCCTGATGAGAATGACCAGGTCGTAGTCAAGATCAGTGGACACTTCTTTGCTTGCCAG CTGGCTCAGAGAAAGATCCAGGAGATCCTGGCCCAGGtgaagaggcagcagcagcctaAACCCTCATCTGGAGGCCAACCTCCGCAGCCCCGCAGGAAGTAA